A window of Piliocolobus tephrosceles isolate RC106 chromosome 13, ASM277652v3, whole genome shotgun sequence contains these coding sequences:
- the MYEOV gene encoding LOW QUALITY PROTEIN: myeloma-overexpressed gene protein (The sequence of the model RefSeq protein was modified relative to this genomic sequence to represent the inferred CDS: inserted 6 bases in 4 codons; deleted 1 base in 1 codon), translating into MFIRQTGHFVEDSKAGTFQGLLCLFQALCVAVRGAFVSLWFAAGASDLERNKGDXGCPDRCGEAEDVDVSRAXAPPGTLCGTGNRNSESQSVGVAGIAPLGEAFPLGIEQAVSSCPEKVHGWPGVSTEITWARMGVALHSRGRGLLTGAGALCMTLAESGCPNCGRGRRACLIPHRHRAPHCSIWGXPLGVAGSWLTVVTVEARGGWGMGVKRTGQVGHTVCPPPVSGTSPSAXHPLVLFLLIILTC; encoded by the exons ATGTTCATCCGGCAGACCGGACACTTCGTGGAGGACTCCAAAGCTGGCACATTCCAGGGCCTCCTCTGTCTCTTCCAGGCCCTGTGTGTTGCGGTGAGAGGAGCATTTGTGTCTCTGTGGTTTGCTGCTGGAGCTAGTGACCTGGAGAGAAACAAGGGAGA AGGGTGTCCAGACAGGTGTGGGGAGGCAGAAGATGTGGATGTGTCCCGGGC AGCGCCACCAGGCACTCTGTGTGGCACTGGGAACAGGAATTCTGAGAGTCAGTCTGTAGGGGTGGCGGGCATTGCTCCCCTGGGAGAAGCCTTTCCACTGGGCATTGAGCAGGCCGTTAGCTCGTGCCCTGAGAAGGTGCATGGGTGGCCTGGGGTCTCCACGGAAATTACGTGGGCGCGCATGGGTGTGGCTCTGCATTCACGTGGGCGAGGACTTCTGACCGGTGCCGGGGCACTCTGCATGACCCTGGCAGAATCAGGCTGCCCGAACtgtggaaggggaagaagagcATGCCTGATCCCCCACCGGCACCGCGCCCCTCACTGCTCCATCTGGG TGCCTCTGGGGGTGGCTGGGTCCTGGCTGACTGTGGTGACAGTTGAggccaggggt gggtggggcatggGAGTTAAGAGGACTGGCCAGGTGGGGCACACCGTGTGCCCACCCCCAGTGTCAGGAACTTCCCCCTCCG TCCACCCCCtcgtcctcttcctcctcatcatccTCACTTGTTGA